A stretch of Shinella zoogloeoides DNA encodes these proteins:
- a CDS encoding polyamine ABC transporter substrate-binding protein — MHGAFFAAVSSTAFAVAAPAGAATLNLLIWEAYIDERILKDFTAETGIEVRQTFYDSGDARDEILADPNSNVDVVVTNENGAKLYGNRGVIMAIDMENVPALADYAESWTKRCGGYGVPYLWGTMGILYRSDRIATPPTSWADMMKPVESLRGHIAMYDDYAEAFVAPLALLGKSVNANDNETLKAAYELMKAQAPYVLTYDYVITSIQNADKGPNIHMALGYSGDQYTLNDKVGTPGLWRYVVPKEGTLSWLDCVAVNARSSNKDLALQLVDYISNARNGARNAEKLNMPTASTAAMALLPLDMRSNPEIYAAPEILAKSQLQEELTVQSVQARRRIISSLAQFSDAR; from the coding sequence ATGCATGGCGCATTTTTTGCAGCAGTCTCATCGACGGCTTTCGCCGTGGCTGCCCCTGCGGGCGCGGCAACGCTCAACCTGCTCATCTGGGAAGCCTATATCGACGAGCGGATCCTGAAGGATTTCACCGCCGAAACGGGCATCGAGGTTCGCCAGACCTTCTATGACAGTGGCGATGCGCGCGACGAGATTCTCGCCGACCCGAACAGCAATGTCGACGTGGTCGTGACCAACGAGAACGGCGCGAAGCTCTACGGCAACCGCGGCGTCATCATGGCCATCGACATGGAGAACGTGCCGGCGCTGGCCGATTACGCGGAAAGCTGGACGAAGCGCTGCGGCGGCTATGGCGTGCCCTATCTTTGGGGCACGATGGGCATCCTCTACCGCTCCGACAGGATCGCCACGCCGCCGACCTCCTGGGCCGATATGATGAAGCCGGTGGAAAGCCTGCGCGGCCATATCGCCATGTACGACGACTATGCCGAAGCCTTCGTCGCACCGCTGGCGCTGCTCGGAAAATCGGTGAACGCCAACGACAACGAGACGCTGAAGGCAGCCTACGAGCTGATGAAGGCGCAGGCGCCCTATGTGCTGACCTACGACTATGTCATCACCTCCATCCAGAACGCGGACAAGGGGCCGAACATCCACATGGCGCTCGGCTATAGCGGCGACCAGTACACATTGAACGACAAGGTCGGCACGCCCGGCCTCTGGCGCTACGTCGTGCCGAAGGAGGGCACGCTCTCCTGGCTCGACTGCGTCGCCGTTAATGCGCGCTCGAGCAACAAGGACCTCGCCCTGCAACTGGTCGATTACATCAGCAATGCCCGGAACGGCGCGCGCAACGCCGAGAAGCTCAACATGCCGACCGCAAGCACCGCCGCCATGGCGCTGCTTCCGCTCGACATGCGATCCAATCCCGAAATCTATGCCGCACCGGAAATCCTGGCGAAAAGCCAGCTTCAGGAGGAACTGACCGTCCAATCGGTCCAGGCCCGCCGCCGCATCATCAGCAGTCTGGCCCAATTCAGTGACGCTCGGTAA
- a CDS encoding Tex family protein codes for MAPTPLKIANLIAAEIKATSAQVSAAVGLIDEGATVPFIARYRKEVTGGLDDTQLRTLSERLTYLRELEARRASILDSIAGQGKLTDELAAKIAGVSTKAELEDIYLPYKPKRRTKAEIARERGLGPLADAILADRAQVPAQLAEKFLSAEVVDVKAALEGARDIVAEQITENADLLKRLRDYMKDNAVLRSRVVEGKQEAGAKFSDYFDHTERWANVPGHRALAMLRGWNEEFLSVDIVVDQENTEPVKPVERIIASFHAVGTKPGDKWLAEVIGWTWRVKLSMSLSLDLMREMRERSEEEAIRVFARNLKDLLLAAPAGTRATMGLDPGIRTGVKVAVVDNTGKVVETTTVYPFPPKNDVRGTQAELASLVRKHRVELIAIGNGTGSRETEKLVADMLAQLPAPKPTKVIVSEAGASVYSASETAAAEFPNLDVSLRGAVSIARRLQDPLAELVKIEPKSIGVGQYQHDVDQGKLSRSLDAVVEDAVNAVGVDLNTASAPLLARVSGLGKSSAEAIVAHRDANGPFESRKELMKVSRLGARTFEQCAGFLRIPNGKEPLDASSVHPEAYGVAKKIVAACGRDVRALMGDSAALKKLDPKVFVDERFGLPTVKDILAELEKPGRDPRPEFRTATFADGVDDIKDLKVGMMLEGTVTNVAAFGAFVDIGVHQDGLVHVSQLADRFIKDPHEVVKAGDVVKVRVTEVDVPRKRIGLTMRKDGGALVARDNAARNDRNAQMKPKFAQAAPKPQAPSQGAFGAALAEAMKRK; via the coding sequence ATGGCCCCGACGCCGCTCAAGATCGCCAACCTGATCGCCGCCGAGATCAAGGCCACCTCCGCGCAGGTTTCCGCCGCCGTGGGGCTGATCGACGAGGGGGCGACCGTGCCCTTCATCGCGCGCTACCGCAAGGAAGTGACGGGCGGCCTTGACGACACGCAGCTTCGCACGCTTTCCGAGCGGCTGACCTATCTGCGCGAACTGGAAGCCCGCCGCGCCTCCATCCTCGATTCCATCGCAGGGCAGGGCAAGCTGACGGACGAACTGGCTGCCAAGATCGCCGGCGTTTCCACCAAGGCCGAGCTTGAGGACATCTACCTGCCCTACAAGCCCAAGCGCCGCACCAAGGCCGAGATCGCCCGCGAGCGCGGCCTCGGCCCGCTCGCCGACGCTATCCTCGCGGATCGCGCGCAGGTTCCCGCGCAACTGGCGGAAAAATTCCTGTCGGCCGAGGTGGTGGACGTGAAGGCCGCGCTGGAAGGCGCGCGCGACATCGTCGCCGAGCAGATCACGGAAAATGCCGACCTCCTGAAGCGCCTGCGCGACTACATGAAGGACAACGCCGTCCTGCGCTCCCGCGTGGTGGAGGGCAAGCAGGAGGCCGGCGCCAAGTTCTCCGACTATTTCGATCACACCGAGCGCTGGGCGAACGTTCCCGGCCATCGCGCGCTCGCGATGCTTCGCGGCTGGAACGAGGAGTTCCTGTCGGTCGATATCGTCGTCGACCAGGAGAACACCGAGCCGGTCAAGCCCGTCGAGCGCATCATTGCCTCCTTCCATGCCGTCGGCACGAAGCCGGGCGACAAGTGGCTGGCCGAAGTGATCGGCTGGACCTGGCGCGTGAAGCTTTCCATGTCGCTGTCGCTCGACCTGATGCGCGAGATGCGCGAACGCTCGGAAGAGGAGGCGATCCGCGTCTTCGCCCGCAATCTCAAGGATTTGCTGCTCGCCGCGCCCGCCGGCACGCGCGCCACGATGGGTCTCGATCCGGGTATCCGCACCGGCGTCAAGGTGGCCGTGGTCGACAATACCGGCAAGGTCGTCGAGACGACGACGGTCTATCCCTTCCCGCCGAAGAACGATGTGCGCGGGACGCAGGCCGAGCTTGCGAGCCTCGTCCGAAAGCACAGGGTCGAGCTGATCGCCATTGGCAACGGCACGGGCAGCCGCGAGACGGAAAAGCTGGTCGCCGACATGCTCGCCCAGCTTCCCGCGCCCAAGCCCACCAAGGTCATCGTTTCGGAAGCAGGAGCTTCGGTCTATTCCGCCTCGGAAACGGCCGCCGCCGAATTCCCCAACCTCGACGTATCGCTACGCGGGGCCGTCTCCATCGCCCGCCGCCTGCAGGACCCGCTGGCCGAACTCGTGAAGATCGAGCCGAAGTCGATCGGCGTCGGCCAGTACCAGCATGACGTCGACCAGGGCAAGCTGTCGCGCTCGCTCGATGCGGTGGTGGAAGATGCGGTGAACGCCGTCGGCGTCGATCTCAACACGGCTTCCGCGCCGCTGCTCGCCCGTGTCTCCGGCCTCGGCAAGTCCTCGGCGGAGGCCATCGTCGCGCACCGCGATGCGAACGGCCCGTTCGAGAGCCGCAAGGAACTGATGAAGGTTTCCCGCCTCGGTGCGCGCACCTTCGAGCAATGCGCCGGGTTCCTGCGCATTCCGAACGGCAAGGAACCGCTCGACGCCTCCTCTGTGCATCCGGAAGCCTATGGCGTTGCCAAGAAGATCGTCGCCGCCTGCGGGCGGGACGTGCGTGCCCTGATGGGCGACAGCGCGGCGCTGAAGAAGCTCGACCCGAAGGTCTTCGTGGACGAGCGCTTCGGCCTGCCGACCGTGAAGGACATCCTTGCCGAACTCGAAAAGCCCGGCCGCGACCCGCGCCCGGAATTCAGGACGGCGACCTTCGCCGACGGCGTCGACGACATCAAGGACCTCAAGGTCGGCATGATGCTGGAGGGGACGGTGACGAATGTTGCCGCCTTCGGCGCCTTCGTCGATATCGGCGTGCATCAGGATGGTCTCGTGCACGTCTCCCAGCTTGCCGACCGCTTCATCAAGGACCCGCACGAGGTGGTGAAGGCCGGCGACGTGGTGAAGGTGCGCGTGACGGAGGTGGACGTGCCCCGCAAGCGCATCGGCCTGACCATGCGCAAGGACGGCGGCGCGCTGGTCGCCCGCGACAACGCCGCGCGTAACGACAGGAACGCGCAGATGAAGCCGAAATTCGCCCAGGCAGCGCCCAAGCCGCAGGCACCCTCGCAGGGCGCTTTCGGTGCCGCGCTGGCGGAAGCGATGAAGCGGAAATAA
- the bla gene encoding BKC/GPC family carbapenem-hydrolyzing class A beta-lactamase — protein MTITFSRRQAIAGALLAVPAVSALAGGAGAATGGALEKRLAELEARHKGRIGVAIHNLATGIRIGHRADERFLMCSTFKALLAAHILARVDRKEEALDRRIVVKKSDLVDWSPVVETRVGGKGISIAELCEAAITLSDNAAANLLLAASGGPKAVTAFLRGIGDEVTRLDRTEPTLNYRETPDDERDTTTPAAMAETLRRLIIGDVLSSRSRAQLAAWLVMNKTGDTRLRAGFPTDWLTGDKTGTNGDKHGNANDVAIAWSPDRGAVVVTAFCEIPGISGDERNAVIAEIGRIAAEA, from the coding sequence ATGACGATCACATTCTCACGCCGGCAGGCGATTGCCGGCGCACTCCTTGCCGTTCCCGCGGTTTCCGCGCTGGCCGGCGGCGCTGGCGCGGCAACGGGCGGTGCGCTGGAAAAGCGGCTGGCCGAACTGGAGGCGCGCCACAAGGGCCGCATCGGCGTTGCCATACATAATCTCGCGACGGGTATCCGCATCGGCCACCGGGCGGACGAGCGGTTCCTGATGTGCAGCACCTTCAAGGCACTGCTGGCGGCGCATATCCTTGCCCGTGTCGACCGCAAGGAAGAAGCGCTTGACCGGCGGATCGTCGTCAAGAAATCCGACCTTGTGGACTGGTCGCCGGTGGTGGAAACCCGTGTCGGCGGCAAGGGCATCTCCATTGCCGAGCTTTGCGAGGCGGCGATCACGCTCAGCGACAACGCCGCGGCCAATCTCCTGCTCGCTGCCTCGGGCGGGCCGAAGGCCGTGACGGCTTTCCTGCGCGGCATCGGCGACGAGGTGACGCGTCTCGACCGCACCGAACCGACGCTCAACTATCGCGAAACGCCGGACGACGAGCGCGACACGACCACGCCAGCCGCCATGGCGGAGACGCTGCGCAGGCTGATCATCGGCGACGTTCTCTCGTCGCGCTCGCGGGCGCAGCTTGCCGCCTGGCTGGTGATGAACAAGACCGGCGATACGCGACTGCGCGCCGGTTTCCCGACCGACTGGCTGACCGGCGACAAGACCGGCACGAACGGCGACAAGCACGGCAACGCCAACGATGTCGCCATCGCCTGGTCGCCGGATCGCGGCGCGGTCGTCGTCACCGCCTTCTGCGAGATCCCCGGCATTTCCGGCGACGAGCGCAATGCCGTGATCGCCGAGATCGGCCGTATCGCCGCCGAGGCGTAG
- a CDS encoding ArsR/SmtB family transcription factor gives MSSESKEDAVFKALANGKRRQMLDAIKHAPLTTGALCEKFPEMDRCTVMQHLKVLEDADLIIPRREGRERWNHLNALPIQAIHDRWISQYAGHAMSVLSALKGELDG, from the coding sequence ATGTCAAGCGAATCGAAAGAGGACGCCGTCTTCAAGGCGCTCGCCAATGGAAAGCGGCGGCAAATGCTGGACGCAATCAAGCACGCGCCGCTGACGACGGGCGCGCTGTGCGAAAAATTTCCGGAGATGGACCGCTGCACGGTCATGCAGCACCTGAAGGTGCTGGAGGACGCGGACCTGATCATTCCGCGCCGCGAGGGCCGCGAGCGCTGGAACCACCTCAACGCCCTGCCGATCCAGGCGATCCACGACCGCTGGATCAGCCAGTATGCCGGCCATGCGATGAGCGTGCTCTCGGCCCTCAAGGGCGAACTGGACGGCTGA
- a CDS encoding SRPBCC domain-containing protein, with protein MTLEFRVNGRIGRPIAEVFDAVVNPKKLSGYFTTIGGASAPLVEGTTVTWWGMAPVVVDKVEEDALIVFRWDAMVEEGEEPYRTRVEMRFKPLDDGGTMVTIGETGWRENARGQKSSYMNCEGWSQMLACMKAYVEYGINLREGYYPSEMKGVVASEQQDFL; from the coding sequence ATGACGCTGGAATTTCGCGTGAACGGGCGGATCGGCCGGCCGATTGCCGAGGTTTTCGATGCGGTGGTCAATCCGAAGAAGCTGAGCGGCTACTTCACCACCATCGGCGGAGCGAGCGCGCCGCTCGTCGAGGGCACGACGGTGACGTGGTGGGGCATGGCCCCGGTCGTCGTCGACAAGGTGGAGGAGGACGCGCTCATCGTCTTCCGCTGGGATGCCATGGTGGAGGAAGGGGAGGAGCCTTACAGGACGCGCGTCGAGATGCGCTTCAAGCCCCTCGACGACGGCGGCACGATGGTGACCATCGGCGAGACCGGCTGGCGCGAGAACGCCCGCGGCCAGAAATCCTCCTACATGAACTGCGAGGGCTGGTCGCAGATGCTCGCCTGCATGAAAGCCTATGTCGAATACGGCATCAACCTGCGCGAGGGGTATTACCCGAGCGAGATGAAGGGCGTCGTCGCTTCCGAGCAGCAGGATTTCCTGTGA
- a CDS encoding L,D-transpeptidase codes for MCVSRVRASVALRSLALLALAATLASCATTAAPVKKKGPDPVHVAMYGPRPDERFPMPAIDISGVNPKYFRQQVAYQTMEPAGTIVIDTQNRFLYLVQGEGMAMRYGIGVGKSGLEFEGVARIGRKAEWPRWTPTPSMIKREPERNLKWANGMEPGLTNPLGPRALYLYKDGQDTLFRIHGTSEPWSIGKAVSSGCIRLFNQDIIDLYGRVPSGSRVVVLQHQAPAEEAMPVAAASDGFVPRADI; via the coding sequence ATGTGTGTGTCCCGCGTCCGCGCCTCCGTGGCTCTTCGCTCCCTCGCTCTCCTCGCCCTTGCCGCGACCCTGGCAAGCTGCGCCACCACGGCGGCGCCGGTGAAGAAGAAGGGGCCGGATCCGGTTCATGTCGCGATGTACGGGCCGCGTCCGGACGAACGCTTCCCGATGCCGGCGATCGATATCAGCGGCGTGAACCCGAAATATTTCCGCCAGCAGGTGGCCTACCAGACCATGGAGCCGGCCGGCACCATCGTCATCGATACGCAGAACCGCTTCCTCTATCTCGTGCAGGGCGAAGGAATGGCGATGCGCTACGGCATCGGCGTCGGCAAGTCGGGGCTGGAATTCGAGGGCGTCGCCCGCATCGGCCGCAAGGCGGAGTGGCCGCGCTGGACGCCGACCCCGAGCATGATCAAGCGCGAGCCGGAACGGAACCTCAAATGGGCGAACGGCATGGAGCCGGGCCTGACCAACCCGCTCGGCCCGCGCGCGCTCTATCTCTACAAGGACGGGCAGGACACGCTGTTCCGCATCCACGGCACGTCCGAGCCGTGGTCGATCGGCAAGGCCGTATCGAGCGGCTGCATCCGCCTCTTCAACCAGGATATCATCGACCTCTACGGCCGGGTGCCGAGCGGAAGCCGCGTCGTCGTGCTGCAACACCAGGCGCCGGCCGAGGAAGCAATGCCGGTGGCGGCGGCAAGCGACGGCTTCGTGCCGAGGGCGGACATCTAG
- the recO gene encoding DNA repair protein RecO, which yields MQWTDEAIVLGVRRHGETSVIAEVMTRGRGRHLGMVRGGRSRAMQPVLQPGNSVDVTWRARLDEHLGEFRLEPLELRAGRLMETATAVYGVQAMAALLRFLPERDPHPHLYEALSVILDHLHEPADAGELFIRFELAVLNDLGFGLDLLECVATGSRENLCYVSPKSGRAVSRDAGAPFADRMLALPAFLGDESRHAADAAALADGFRLTAFFLNRHVCEPRGLELANARDGFVQAALKALALPRNDQPRKAHA from the coding sequence ATGCAATGGACTGATGAGGCCATCGTTCTGGGCGTGCGGCGCCATGGCGAGACCTCGGTGATCGCCGAGGTGATGACGCGCGGCCGCGGCCGGCATCTCGGCATGGTCAGGGGCGGGCGCTCGCGCGCCATGCAGCCGGTGCTCCAGCCGGGCAATTCCGTGGACGTGACCTGGCGGGCGCGGCTCGACGAGCATCTCGGCGAATTCCGCCTCGAGCCGCTGGAGCTTCGCGCCGGCCGCCTGATGGAGACGGCGACGGCCGTTTATGGCGTGCAGGCCATGGCGGCGCTGCTGCGCTTCCTGCCGGAGCGCGATCCCCATCCGCATCTCTACGAGGCGCTGTCCGTCATCCTCGATCACCTGCACGAGCCGGCCGACGCCGGCGAACTCTTCATCCGCTTCGAGCTTGCCGTACTGAACGATCTCGGTTTCGGCCTCGATCTCCTCGAATGCGTGGCGACCGGCAGCCGTGAAAACCTCTGTTACGTCTCGCCCAAGTCCGGCCGTGCCGTCTCGCGTGATGCGGGTGCGCCTTTCGCGGACAGGATGCTCGCGCTTCCCGCCTTCCTGGGCGACGAGAGCCGGCACGCCGCCGATGCCGCCGCGCTTGCCGACGGTTTCCGCCTGACGGCCTTCTTCCTCAACCGGCATGTCTGCGAGCCGCGCGGGCTGGAACTGGCGAATGCCCGCGACGGCTTCGTGCAGGCGGCGCTGAAGGCGCTCGCCCTGCCGCGAAACGATCAACCCAGAAAGGCCCATGCATGA
- a CDS encoding PaaI family thioesterase: MTVEIYPGLTVGSIGTLPLDVVKRDGGLKVLQAMLAGELPAPSMAKTLAFSMTEVEEGRVVFAGMPSADHLNPLGTVHGGWTATVMDSALGCAVFSVIKPGEAYTTIEFKLNLVRPVLPGMGEVFCEGRIVHRGRTIATSEAWLRDGKGKLLAHGTETCAIFPIENLTR; encoded by the coding sequence ATGACGGTCGAAATCTATCCCGGGCTGACGGTCGGTAGCATCGGCACGCTGCCGCTCGATGTGGTCAAGCGTGACGGCGGGCTGAAGGTGTTGCAGGCGATGCTTGCCGGCGAGCTGCCCGCGCCGTCGATGGCGAAGACCCTCGCCTTCAGCATGACCGAGGTGGAGGAAGGCCGTGTCGTCTTTGCCGGCATGCCTTCCGCCGATCACCTCAATCCGCTTGGCACAGTACATGGCGGCTGGACGGCGACGGTAATGGATTCGGCGCTCGGCTGCGCGGTCTTCTCCGTCATCAAGCCGGGCGAGGCCTATACGACCATCGAATTCAAGCTGAACCTCGTGCGCCCGGTCCTGCCGGGCATGGGCGAGGTATTTTGCGAGGGCAGGATCGTGCATCGCGGCCGTACCATCGCGACCTCGGAGGCGTGGCTGCGCGACGGCAAGGGCAAGCTGCTCGCCCACGGCACGGAAACCTGCGCCATCTTCCCCATCGAGAACCTGACGCGCTGA
- a CDS encoding DUF2339 domain-containing protein, translating to MLEILSLVAIGLALYTLNASRGSAQKLGEEVMRLKGEIEALKAGGFPASPVPVAEAALETASPAIQEETAPSEQEEFSSPWAAASADEAGKGRSIFGGAPTHAAEAAEAGEKVEEAVMAPVVAPARPKESFESRIGARWAVWVGGIALALGGIFMVKYSIEAGLLSPAVRLSLAAAFGLLLMAVGEFVRRRTQPLIANAFQNAMIPGVLTAAGSITLFAVTYVAYAFYGYLGAPAAFVLLAIVAFATIGLSLLHGQALAGLGLLASMLTPALVSTDDPSAWSLFGFLSVAWLATFAASRIRGWQVVPALANAGMAFWALLYLAGAGNAEVMPVLLAMLVLALGHGLIWPGGVTQEDGQPEVAAPIAPLDRLFTPPAVAVSLTGALAMAFPALMLASSVPAVASADYGFAVVVMALAVLGASRGWAVYPAILSAIAAIVGTVRMVGLPAAGLIGNFTNLAPPTLDGSGSLSLPVPVLGSVPANLLLALAAAYAAAGLAAVRLRLAGSGPFAAIWSLLAPAVPFAIVAISFFNLGNLSFDPKHGLVAVVFGLVFLAAAEGFSRARDRGGEGLFIPQWTLAAGGFAFLVLALHALTDGLATTLGTALLGTAAVYATRLRRWPVLPWLMAGAAAVVAGRIGFEPTIVGAANLSRTPVFNQLLAGYGIPAALLALSAFELRRWPGERIRNLLQALASLFLLLTAAILVRHGMNGGVLDSSTPTLGEQSVYTLLVIGASAIMMSLDLKAPSPVFRYGSMVVGGLSVLSVLSAHFIGLNPYVTGELLGKWPFLDLLLIGYLLPGIAYGGLAWYARDRRPLPYVVMLALSGVALVFAWVTLSVRRYWHGEGIAEWKGFLQPETYTYSVVWLLLGVLLLAVGSKVDSRSIRLASAGLVLIAVVKVFLVDMSNLEGILRALSFIGLGAVLIGIGLFYQKILSGKSGTDEKAELNGQA from the coding sequence ATGCTGGAAATCCTATCGCTGGTCGCTATCGGCCTCGCCCTCTACACCCTCAATGCCTCGCGGGGCAGCGCGCAGAAGCTGGGCGAGGAGGTGATGCGCCTCAAGGGTGAGATCGAGGCGCTGAAAGCCGGCGGCTTCCCCGCGTCGCCGGTCCCGGTGGCCGAAGCCGCCTTGGAAACGGCCTCGCCCGCGATACAGGAAGAGACGGCGCCATCGGAGCAGGAAGAGTTCTCCAGTCCCTGGGCCGCCGCATCGGCAGACGAGGCCGGCAAGGGCCGTTCCATCTTCGGCGGGGCACCCACTCACGCGGCGGAAGCCGCCGAGGCAGGCGAAAAGGTGGAAGAGGCCGTCATGGCGCCTGTCGTCGCGCCGGCAAGGCCGAAGGAAAGCTTCGAAAGCCGCATCGGCGCGCGCTGGGCCGTCTGGGTCGGCGGCATCGCGCTCGCGCTCGGCGGCATCTTCATGGTCAAGTATTCCATCGAGGCGGGATTGCTCAGCCCCGCCGTGCGGTTGTCGCTGGCGGCGGCCTTCGGCCTCCTGCTGATGGCGGTTGGCGAATTCGTGCGCCGCCGCACCCAGCCGCTCATTGCCAACGCCTTCCAGAACGCCATGATCCCGGGCGTGCTGACGGCCGCCGGGTCCATCACGCTCTTCGCCGTCACCTATGTCGCCTATGCGTTCTACGGCTACCTCGGCGCACCCGCCGCCTTCGTGCTGCTTGCCATTGTCGCCTTCGCGACCATCGGCCTCTCGCTGCTGCATGGGCAGGCGCTCGCCGGTCTCGGCCTCCTCGCCTCCATGCTGACGCCGGCGCTGGTCTCGACTGACGATCCGAGCGCCTGGAGTCTCTTCGGCTTCCTTTCCGTCGCATGGCTCGCCACTTTCGCTGCCTCCCGCATCCGTGGCTGGCAGGTCGTGCCGGCGCTCGCCAATGCCGGCATGGCGTTCTGGGCGCTGCTCTATCTCGCCGGAGCCGGCAATGCCGAGGTGATGCCGGTCCTGCTCGCCATGCTCGTGCTCGCCCTCGGCCACGGCCTGATCTGGCCCGGCGGCGTGACGCAAGAGGACGGGCAGCCCGAGGTCGCTGCCCCGATCGCTCCGCTCGACCGCCTGTTCACCCCGCCGGCCGTCGCCGTGTCGCTCACCGGCGCGCTCGCCATGGCCTTCCCGGCGCTGATGCTGGCCAGCAGCGTGCCTGCGGTCGCCTCCGCCGACTATGGCTTTGCCGTGGTCGTCATGGCGCTCGCCGTTCTCGGCGCATCGCGCGGCTGGGCGGTCTATCCGGCAATCCTCTCCGCAATCGCCGCCATCGTCGGTACCGTGCGGATGGTCGGCCTGCCGGCCGCCGGACTGATCGGCAATTTCACGAACCTCGCGCCCCCGACGCTGGACGGCAGCGGGTCGCTGTCCCTCCCGGTTCCCGTCCTCGGCTCGGTGCCCGCCAACCTGCTGCTGGCGCTCGCCGCCGCCTACGCCGCTGCCGGCCTTGCCGCCGTTCGCCTGCGCCTTGCCGGCTCCGGTCCGTTCGCCGCGATCTGGAGCCTGCTCGCGCCCGCCGTCCCCTTTGCGATTGTCGCCATCAGCTTCTTCAATCTCGGCAATCTCTCCTTCGATCCGAAGCATGGCCTCGTCGCGGTCGTCTTCGGTCTCGTCTTCCTCGCCGCAGCGGAAGGTTTTTCACGCGCAAGGGATAGAGGCGGGGAGGGCCTTTTCATCCCGCAATGGACGCTCGCCGCAGGCGGCTTCGCCTTCCTCGTGCTGGCGCTGCATGCCCTGACCGACGGTCTTGCCACCACGCTCGGCACCGCGCTCCTCGGCACGGCCGCCGTCTACGCCACGCGCCTTCGCCGCTGGCCGGTGCTACCCTGGCTGATGGCCGGTGCCGCTGCCGTGGTCGCCGGCCGGATCGGTTTCGAGCCGACCATCGTCGGCGCGGCGAACCTCTCCCGGACGCCGGTCTTCAACCAGCTTCTCGCCGGCTACGGCATCCCGGCCGCGCTGCTCGCGCTCTCGGCCTTCGAGCTGCGCCGCTGGCCGGGCGAGCGCATCCGCAATCTCCTTCAGGCCCTCGCCAGCCTCTTCCTGTTGCTGACCGCCGCGATCCTCGTGCGTCACGGCATGAATGGCGGCGTGCTCGACAGTTCGACGCCGACGCTCGGTGAGCAGTCGGTCTATACGCTGCTGGTCATCGGCGCTTCGGCGATCATGATGTCGCTCGATCTCAAGGCGCCGAGCCCCGTCTTCCGCTACGGCTCGATGGTCGTCGGCGGGCTTTCGGTCCTCTCGGTGCTGAGCGCCCATTTCATCGGCCTCAATCCCTACGTGACCGGCGAGCTGCTTGGAAAATGGCCGTTCCTCGATCTCCTGCTCATCGGTTACCTGCTGCCGGGCATCGCCTATGGCGGCCTTGCCTGGTATGCGCGTGACCGCCGGCCTCTGCCCTATGTCGTCATGCTCGCGCTGTCGGGCGTGGCGCTCGTCTTCGCCTGGGTCACACTCTCCGTGCGCCGCTACTGGCACGGCGAGGGCATCGCGGAATGGAAGGGGTTCCTCCAGCCGGAGACCTATACCTATTCGGTCGTCTGGCTGCTGCTCGGCGTGCTGCTGCTGGCGGTCGGCTCGAAGGTCGATTCCAGGAGCATCCGCCTTGCCTCCGCCGGCCTCGTGCTGATCGCCGTCGTCAAGGTCTTCCTCGTCGACATGTCGAACCTCGAGGGTATCCTGCGCGCGCTCTCCTTCATCGGTCTCGGCGCGGTGCTCATCGGCATCGGCCTGTTCTACCAGAAGATCCTCTCGGGAAAGTCCGGGACGGACGAAAAGGCGGAATTGAACGGACAGGCATGA
- a CDS encoding HD domain-containing protein, whose translation MSFACLAAAFSPLGDLAERLLPQAFAADDGSHDAAHLIRVWKSARRIQAQEGGNLRVLAAAVLLHDCVAVEKNSPLRAEASRLAAEKAAGLLTAEGWSGADVAAVSHAILTHSFSADIPPETLEARIVQDADRLDAIGMIGAARCFYIAGRMGSGLYDPLDPLAERRPLDDKAFAIDHFEVKLFRLADGFRTAAGARMAKDRTQRLRAIRDMLLDEI comes from the coding sequence ATGTCCTTCGCCTGCCTCGCCGCCGCCTTCTCGCCCCTCGGGGACCTTGCCGAGCGCCTGCTGCCGCAGGCCTTCGCCGCCGATGATGGCTCGCACGATGCCGCGCACCTCATCCGCGTCTGGAAGAGCGCCCGCCGCATCCAGGCGCAGGAGGGCGGGAACCTTCGCGTGCTGGCCGCCGCCGTGCTGCTGCACGATTGCGTGGCCGTGGAGAAGAATTCGCCGCTGCGCGCCGAGGCCTCGCGCCTTGCCGCCGAAAAGGCCGCCGGCCTGCTGACCGCCGAAGGCTGGAGCGGGGCGGATGTGGCGGCCGTGTCCCACGCCATCCTCACCCACAGTTTCTCGGCCGATATCCCGCCGGAAACGCTGGAGGCGAGGATCGTACAGGATGCCGACCGGCTGGACGCCATCGGCATGATCGGGGCCGCGCGCTGCTTCTACATCGCCGGGCGCATGGGCAGCGGCCTCTACGACCCGCTGGATCCGCTCGCCGAGCGCCGCCCGCTGGACGACAAGGCTTTCGCCATCGATCATTTCGAGGTGAAGCTCTTCAGGCTGGCGGACGGTTTCCGGACGGCGGCGGGCGCGCGGATGGCGAAGGACCGCACGCAGCGTCTCCGGGCGATCCGCGATATGCTTCTGGATGAAATCTGA